One Campylobacter concisus genomic region harbors:
- the yedF gene encoding sulfurtransferase-like selenium metabolism protein YedF, translating into MTTIDCRNLECPKPVIMTKNALDSLSEGESLEILVNALAPKENISRFLKNQNINFSLESNGNETKILATKGKNALELTNFDEFVCDITPKNNKVLYLNEERAGSGEVGINLLSKFLGAFLQVEKKPKIIICVNNAVKMTTNRSHPSFKPLKDLEAAGVKILSCGSCLEAYKLVSDLAIGEISNAYEIIDILSTHEQIKL; encoded by the coding sequence ATGACAACAATTGATTGTAGAAATTTAGAGTGTCCAAAACCAGTCATAATGACAAAAAATGCACTTGATAGTTTAAGTGAAGGCGAAAGCTTAGAAATTTTGGTAAATGCACTAGCCCCAAAAGAAAATATTTCAAGATTTTTAAAAAATCAAAATATAAACTTTAGCCTCGAAAGCAATGGCAACGAGACTAAAATTTTAGCTACAAAAGGCAAAAATGCGCTTGAGCTTACAAATTTTGATGAGTTTGTCTGCGACATAACACCAAAAAATAATAAAGTACTCTATCTGAATGAAGAGCGCGCGGGAAGTGGCGAAGTAGGAATAAATTTACTATCAAAATTCTTAGGAGCATTTCTTCAAGTTGAGAAAAAACCAAAGATAATAATCTGTGTAAATAACGCTGTAAAGATGACTACAAACCGCTCACACCCAAGCTTTAAGCCGCTTAAAGATCTTGAAGCTGCTGGTGTTAAAATTTTAAGCTGCGGAAGCTGCTTGGAGGCTTATAAGCTAGTAAGTGATCTTGCGATTGGCGAAATTTCAAATGCTTATGAGATCATCGACATACTCTCAACTCACGAGCAAATCAAATTATGA
- a CDS encoding formate dehydrogenase subunit gamma: MTRILTLLFTLFVTAMATQGPTGVNQYNSAIWAAERIENIKPYEQGLGPIFTFIQGNDYFAIAALSIILAVVGAFALHFLIIGPKHFSHDGKKVFAFSLIIRIAHGLAAISWIILVPTGIIIMWGAELGGGTFVRFCRYLHDTATVIFAVSVLPMLLTWTKRMLPAIYDIRWMMIVGGYLSKKKRPVPAGKFNAGQKAWYWIAIPGGIVMIITGAIMYFTDFKEPAVASWFGLTQIDLLRYSVIIHNCLGIACAVFFLVHIYMAAIAIHGAIWSMITGYKEEEEVYVLHHYWYQELVRENKIPVSDYEKSYTNLK, translated from the coding sequence ATGACGAGAATTCTTACTCTGCTTTTTACATTATTTGTAACAGCAATGGCAACTCAAGGACCAACTGGCGTCAATCAATATAATAGTGCCATTTGGGCGGCTGAAAGGATAGAAAATATCAAGCCATACGAACAAGGTTTGGGGCCGATATTTACTTTTATCCAAGGTAATGATTATTTTGCAATAGCAGCACTTTCTATCATTTTGGCTGTTGTTGGAGCATTTGCATTACACTTTTTAATCATTGGACCAAAACATTTTAGTCATGATGGTAAAAAGGTGTTTGCTTTTTCATTGATCATACGTATAGCTCATGGTTTGGCAGCGATCTCATGGATCATTTTAGTGCCAACTGGTATCATCATTATGTGGGGTGCAGAGCTTGGTGGTGGAACATTTGTGCGTTTCTGTAGATACTTGCACGATACAGCAACTGTGATCTTTGCTGTTTCTGTGCTTCCTATGTTACTTACCTGGACAAAGAGAATGCTTCCAGCAATTTATGATATCAGATGGATGATGATAGTTGGTGGCTATTTATCAAAGAAAAAGAGACCTGTTCCAGCTGGTAAATTTAATGCTGGTCAAAAAGCATGGTACTGGATCGCTATCCCTGGTGGTATCGTTATGATAATTACTGGTGCGATTATGTATTTTACGGACTTCAAAGAGCCAGCGGTTGCTTCTTGGTTTGGTCTTACACAAATTGATCTTTTAAGATACAGCGTAATTATCCATAATTGTCTTGGCATCGCATGTGCAGTATTTTTCTTAGTTCATATTTATATGGCAGCTATTGCTATTCATGGTGCTATTTGGTCGATGATTACTGGATATAAAGAGGAAGAAGAAGTTTATGTTCTTCATCACTACTGGTACCAAGAGCTCGTTAGAGAGAATAAAATTCCAGTATCTGATTATGAAAAGTCTTATACAAATTTAAAATAA
- the nspC gene encoding carboxynorspermidine decarboxylase — translation MNEILKNIKTPAYVCEEAKVRKNLELLKYVKEQSGAKILVALKGFAFSGVMDMVGSYLDGATCSGLHEAKFANEYVKGEIHTYSPAFKDEDFDEILKISKHITFNSFAQWQKFKGIALQNGIICGLRVNPEVSLAPTDSYNPCGKFSRLGITRANFKPELLDGITGLHFHALCEESASSLQTVLEAFEKKFGEFIPKMKWINMGGGHHITRADYDVELLIKIVRRFREKYGVEVYLEPGEAVGWQTGFLISSVLDIVHNEKDIAILDTSAEAHMPDTVLMPYRPAVRGESKNGKFAYRFGGNTCLAGDIVGLEAGDAEYKFDSELQIGDRVIFEDQIHYTIVKNTTFNGIKLPDLVLLKENGEVKMIREFGYEEYKRRN, via the coding sequence ATGAACGAAATTTTAAAAAATATAAAAACCCCAGCCTACGTATGTGAAGAGGCAAAAGTACGTAAAAATTTAGAGCTTTTAAAATACGTCAAAGAGCAAAGCGGAGCTAAAATTTTAGTAGCACTTAAGGGCTTTGCATTTAGCGGAGTGATGGATATGGTGGGCTCTTATCTTGACGGTGCGACTTGCAGTGGGCTTCATGAGGCAAAATTTGCAAACGAATACGTAAAAGGCGAGATTCATACTTATAGTCCAGCCTTTAAAGATGAGGATTTTGATGAAATTTTAAAAATTTCAAAGCACATTACTTTTAACTCTTTTGCTCAGTGGCAAAAATTCAAGGGTATTGCCCTGCAAAATGGCATCATCTGCGGACTGCGGGTAAATCCAGAGGTCTCGCTAGCACCGACTGATAGCTACAACCCATGCGGTAAATTTAGTAGACTTGGCATCACGAGAGCAAATTTTAAGCCTGAGCTTCTTGATGGCATCACTGGGCTACATTTTCACGCGCTTTGCGAGGAGAGTGCGAGTAGCTTGCAGACTGTGTTAGAGGCATTTGAAAAGAAATTTGGCGAGTTTATCCCAAAGATGAAATGGATAAATATGGGCGGCGGCCACCACATCACGAGGGCCGATTATGACGTGGAGCTACTTATAAAGATAGTTAGGCGCTTTCGCGAGAAGTACGGCGTAGAGGTCTATCTGGAGCCTGGTGAGGCGGTTGGCTGGCAAACTGGCTTTTTGATAAGCAGCGTGCTTGACATCGTGCATAACGAAAAAGATATCGCCATCCTTGACACTTCGGCCGAGGCTCATATGCCTGATACTGTGCTCATGCCTTACCGTCCAGCCGTTAGAGGTGAGAGTAAAAATGGCAAATTTGCTTATAGATTTGGCGGTAATACCTGCCTAGCAGGTGATATAGTAGGGCTTGAAGCGGGCGATGCAGAGTATAAATTTGATAGTGAGCTACAAATTGGCGACCGAGTCATCTTTGAAGATCAAATCCACTACACCATAGTGAAAAATACGACGTTTAATGGTATAAAACTACCTGATTTAGTGCTTTTAAAAGAAAATGGCGAAGTTAAAATGATCCGCGAATTCGGATATGAAGAGTATAAACGCAGAAATTAA